From Gimesia panareensis, the proteins below share one genomic window:
- a CDS encoding tetratricopeptide repeat protein has product MVRKFSSVACCAVWLTCCGCHALPVSTLAHKSGEEKQTEAPEQTAETTPRNQRTSPFNQRANELVERALQHYSQGELQQAKSLLATAREIDPGHIGTFEIEAQLSYDMGDRDQFLQSLRAIRAASPHDADKQSAIGTLFFQAGQTQEGIACLRRAINLKPHNEDFALKLAAFYEQTGRTEQAHQVLLRALHTTPGSKRLPIALGRVCEVNQQWSEASIYYAMVVNHLPENHVWRKHRARCLYHAGKYQDAFEQFSLCQAADAELLSLSEKIAFGDTALRLGDLEKAQQLFDEISAAHQHQLLHVEVLRGLCAINRGQTVDAKSIIATARKKWPADPTLLEVAALLPASETAIR; this is encoded by the coding sequence ATGGTCCGGAAGTTCAGTTCTGTTGCGTGTTGCGCCGTCTGGCTGACCTGCTGTGGCTGCCACGCATTGCCTGTTTCGACTCTGGCACACAAGTCCGGAGAAGAAAAACAAACAGAGGCACCAGAACAGACAGCGGAAACCACACCGCGAAACCAGCGGACCTCGCCTTTTAATCAGCGGGCCAATGAACTCGTCGAACGGGCATTGCAGCATTATTCCCAGGGCGAACTGCAGCAGGCAAAATCTCTGCTGGCGACGGCGCGGGAAATCGATCCGGGACACATCGGGACGTTTGAAATCGAAGCCCAGCTCTCCTATGACATGGGAGATCGCGATCAGTTTCTGCAGTCGCTACGGGCCATCCGTGCGGCGAGCCCGCATGACGCGGATAAGCAGAGTGCGATCGGGACCCTGTTTTTTCAGGCCGGCCAGACGCAGGAAGGGATTGCCTGTTTGAGACGGGCGATCAACTTAAAACCGCATAACGAGGATTTCGCCCTGAAGCTGGCCGCGTTTTACGAACAGACGGGCCGCACCGAACAGGCACATCAAGTCCTGTTGCGGGCACTGCATACCACTCCGGGAAGTAAACGACTGCCGATCGCACTCGGCCGTGTTTGTGAAGTGAACCAGCAGTGGTCCGAAGCGAGCATTTATTATGCGATGGTAGTCAATCACCTGCCCGAGAACCATGTCTGGCGTAAACATCGCGCCCGCTGTCTGTATCATGCCGGAAAGTACCAGGATGCGTTTGAACAGTTCTCCCTCTGCCAGGCAGCAGATGCAGAGCTGCTGTCGCTGTCTGAAAAAATCGCGTTTGGCGACACTGCGCTGCGGCTGGGTGACCTGGAAAAGGCGCAACAGCTGTTTGATGAGATATCTGCTGCCCATCAACACCAGTTACTCCATGTAGAAGTATTGCGCGGATTGTGCGCAATAAATCGAGGGCAGACGGTCGATGCAAAATCGATAATCGCTACAGCCCGCAAAAAATGGCCCGCTGATCCCACGCTGCTGGAAGTCGCGGCCCTGCTCCCTGCCAGTGAGACTGCCATCAGGTAA